A region of Natribaculum luteum DNA encodes the following proteins:
- the bioD gene encoding dethiobiotin synthase, which produces MNGRPLAVVGTGTGVGKTVVTAGVTAWLREEGVDARAIKPAQTGHPPDDDVHVVATACGDPDASTCLQYLEEPLAPRVAAERGGVALAYDELLADCERELETCEVGIVEGIGGLRVPLAGEREVIDLVADLECEAVLVARSGLGTLNHTALSVEALQRRGVDVRAIVLNEYAGETVAERTNPAELERMTGLPVETVPPLATTDPNAVASGVRKALTPAVVPVSTGRE; this is translated from the coding sequence GTGAACGGGCGTCCACTCGCCGTCGTCGGCACCGGCACCGGCGTCGGCAAGACGGTCGTCACTGCCGGGGTGACGGCGTGGCTTCGCGAGGAGGGTGTCGACGCTCGAGCGATAAAACCCGCCCAGACGGGACATCCGCCGGACGACGACGTCCACGTCGTCGCGACCGCCTGTGGCGACCCCGACGCGTCGACGTGTCTCCAGTACCTCGAGGAACCGCTCGCCCCCCGCGTCGCCGCCGAACGCGGGGGTGTGGCACTCGCCTACGACGAGTTGCTGGCCGACTGCGAACGCGAACTCGAGACATGCGAGGTCGGTATCGTCGAGGGAATCGGCGGTCTGCGCGTCCCGCTTGCGGGCGAGCGCGAGGTGATCGACCTCGTCGCAGACCTCGAGTGCGAGGCGGTGCTCGTCGCCCGGTCGGGACTCGGCACGCTCAACCACACGGCGCTCTCGGTCGAGGCACTCCAGCGTCGCGGCGTCGACGTTCGCGCGATCGTCCTCAACGAGTACGCCGGCGAGACCGTCGCCGAACGGACGAACCCGGCGGAACTCGAGCGGATGACCGGGCTCCCGGTCGAGACGGTGCCGCCGCTCGCGACGACCGATCCGAACGCCGTCGCGAGTGGCGTTCGCAAGGCGCTCACACCGGCCGTCGTTCCGGTCAGTACTGGCCGAGAGTAA